A stretch of the Gossypium hirsutum isolate 1008001.06 chromosome D07, Gossypium_hirsutum_v2.1, whole genome shotgun sequence genome encodes the following:
- the LOC121219378 gene encoding uncharacterized protein isoform X2 — translation MALYFMATSLNPKPCSNSNIIVVPPLLYSKPKHRFKLISSSSSSCGKAFAQSEGKEGGVKEEDPPAFSGSLSSTRTQLDLLDQLSSTSSTADGYESDGRSGKLTIREQLVRLVGDRDDDFTIPLGKNLKKLFLHG, via the exons aTGGCTTTGTATTTCATGGCTACTTCACTTAATCCAAAACCCTGttcaaattctaatattattgttGTTCCTCCATTGCTTTACTCAAAACCCAAACACCGTTTCAAGCtcatctcttcttcttcttcttcttgcggTAAAGCTTTTGCTCAATCTGAAGGAAAAGAAGGGGGAGTTAAAGAGGAAGACCCTCCCGCTTTCTCTG GTTCATTGTCTTCCACACGCACACAGCTCGATCTTTTGGACCAGCTAAGTTCAACGAGCTCCACTGCCGACG GGTATGAGAGTGACGGTAGGTCTGGGAAACTCACGATTCGTGAGCAGCTCGTGCGGTTAGTCGGTGATAGAGACGATGACTTTACTATTCCATTGGGCAAAAACTTGAAGAAG TTATTCCTACATGGATGA
- the LOC121219379 gene encoding GDSL esterase/lipase At4g10955 produces the protein MAKRGVEEVVVVALEEKGGAMAVVVEEKEQKEQKENEKEEEEAHPYAFHVSGPRNVAKPNWRDLINSSWKDTNYKRSVIACFIQAVYLLELDRQENRTVETALAPKWWMTFKYKLTQTLIDERDGSIFGAVLEWDQSAALADFVLIRPSGAPKAILVLRGTLLKGPTIRRDIEDDLRFLAWESLKGSVRFKGALEALRTVAGRYGSSNVCIAGHSLGAGFALQVGKALAKDGIYVDAHLFNPPSISIAMSLRNIGEKAGFAWKRLKSMLPSSSEPQADCDEEIKDNSLKSWLGNIYGDKASMGLKQWVPHLYVNNSDYICCHYTDPGGKTEENEANKENTGPTNGQVAAKLFVMSKGKQKFLEAHGLEQWWSDDLDLQLAINKSKLISRQLKSLYSLPASQVTKRPR, from the exons ATGGCGAAGCGTGGAGTAgaggaggtggtggtggtagCTTTGGAGGAAAAAGGAGGAGCAATGGCGGTGGTGGtggaagaaaaagaacaaaaagaacaaaaagaaaatgaaaaagaagaagaagaagcacaTCCATATGCATTTCATGTATCTGGTCCTCGTAATGTAGCTAAGCCTAATTGGAGAGACCTTATCAATTCTAGTTG GAAAGATACAAACTATAAGAGATCGGTAATTGCTTGTTTCATACAAGCAGTTTATTTGCTTGAATTGGACAGACAAGAGAATAGAACTGTCGAAACCGCTCTTGCACCGAAATGGTGGATGACTTTCAAGTACAAGTTGACACAAACGTTGATCGATGAAAGGGACGGATCCATATTCGGAGCAGTATTAGAATGGGATCAATCGGCAGCCTTGGCTGATTTTGTGCTCATTAGGCCTAGTGGAGCACCGAAAGCCATTTTAGTACTTCGTGGAACTTTACTCAAAGGTCCAACTATTAGACGAGATATTGAGGATGATCTTCGGTTTCTAGCTTGGGAAAGCTTGAAAGGTTCTGTTCGATTTAAAGGTGCATTGGAAGCATTAAGAACAGTTGCTGGAAGGTACGGTAGTAGCAATGTCTGTATTGCAGGTCATTCTTTGGGAGCTGGTTTTGCTTTACAAGTGGGAAAAGCATTGGCTAAAGATGGGATATACGTCGATGCTCATTTGTTTAACCCGCCCTCAATTTCAATAGCTATGAGCTTAAGAAATATCGGAGAAAAAGCAGGTTTTGCTTGGAAAAGACTTAAATCGATGCTTCCTTCGAGTAGTGAACCTCAAGCTGACTGTGATGAAGAGATCAAAGATAACTCTTTAAAGAGTTGGTTAGGCAATATATATGGGGATAAAGCTTCTATGGGATTGAAACAATGGGTGCCTCATTTATATGTAAACAATAGTGATTATATCTGTTGCCACTATACCGATCCCGGAGGAAAAACTGAGGAAAATGAGGCGAACAAAGAGAACACCGGTCCTACAAACGGTCAAGTTGCAGCGAAGTTGTTTGTGATGTCGAAAGGGAAACAAAAGTTTCTCGAAGCTCACGGTTTGGAGCAATGGTGGTCGGATGACTTGGATCTTCAGCTTGCTATAAATAAGAGCAAATTGATAAGCAGGCAATTGAAGTCCTTATACAGCCTCCCGGCTTCGCAAGTCACGAAAAGGCCAAGATAA
- the LOC121219378 gene encoding uncharacterized protein isoform X1, with protein MALYFMATSLNPKPCSNSNIIVVPPLLYSKPKHRFKLISSSSSSCGKAFAQSEGKEGGVKEEDPPAFSGSLSSTRTQLDLLDQLSSTSSTADGYESDGRSGKLTIREQLVRLVGDRDDDFTIPLGKNLKKVSPKFLTISQKRNIRRQAYLNEVSQRNDSVFFATIGAFVLVPPLIILGIAILTGYVQLFP; from the exons aTGGCTTTGTATTTCATGGCTACTTCACTTAATCCAAAACCCTGttcaaattctaatattattgttGTTCCTCCATTGCTTTACTCAAAACCCAAACACCGTTTCAAGCtcatctcttcttcttcttcttcttgcggTAAAGCTTTTGCTCAATCTGAAGGAAAAGAAGGGGGAGTTAAAGAGGAAGACCCTCCCGCTTTCTCTG GTTCATTGTCTTCCACACGCACACAGCTCGATCTTTTGGACCAGCTAAGTTCAACGAGCTCCACTGCCGACG GGTATGAGAGTGACGGTAGGTCTGGGAAACTCACGATTCGTGAGCAGCTCGTGCGGTTAGTCGGTGATAGAGACGATGACTTTACTATTCCATTGGGCAAAAACTTGAAGAAGGTTAGTCCAAAGTTTTTAACCATCTCACAGAAGAGAAATATCAGGAGACAGGCATATTTGAATGAAGTTTCTCAGAGAAATGATTCGGTTTTCTTTGCAACGATCGGAGCATTCGTGCTTGTTCCGCCGCTTATAATATTAGGGATTGCTATATTAACAGGTTATGTCCAGCTTTTTCCTTGA
- the LOC107918786 gene encoding cytochrome b561 domain-containing protein At2g30890 has product MQVPAGKLVSFTMFILLVPSFVSSIDEDNNDNIKKVISHKLMFEITLHGFLLWASMGLLMPIGILAIRMSNGEECGRKLKILFYVHAVSQILSVLLATTGAIMSIKNFNNSFNNHHQRLGVALYGIIWLQALTGVLRPWRGCKGRTVWFFAHWLLGTTVCILGVISIYTGLGAYYDKTSKSTKLWTIAFTVEITVIVLIYLFQDKWVHIQNQGVPVRPSEEHGSIGNEKGEHY; this is encoded by the exons ATGCAAGTTCCTGCAGGGAAACTGGTTTCTTTCACCATGTTCATACTACTCGTCCCATCGTTTGTAAGCTCAATTGATGAAGACAACAATGACAACATTAAAAAG GTGATCAGTCATAAACTGATGTTTGAGATTACACTGCATGGATTCCTCCTTTGGGCATCAATGGGGCTTTTAATGCCTATTGGGATACTTGCTATTAGAATGTCAAATGGAGAAGAATGTGGAAGAAAGCTTAAAATTCTTTTCTATGTTCACGCAGTTTCACAG ATACTTTCAGTACTTCTTGCTACAACAGGAGCAATTATGTCAATAAAAaacttcaacaattccttcaacAATCATCATCAAAGATTAGGTGTAGCTTTATATGGCATCATATGGTTACAAGCCTTAACCGGAGTTTTACGTCCATGGAG GGGATGTAAGGGAAGAACTGTCTGGTTTTTTGCACACTGGTTACTGGGAACTACAGTGTGTATTTTAGGTGTAATCAGCATATACACTGGATTGGGAGCATATTATGACAAGACATCAAAGAGTACAAAGCTTTGGACCATAGCTTTTACAGTTGAGATCACTGTGATTGTGTTGATTTACTTGTTTCAAGACAAATGGGTGCATATACAAAACCAAGGTGTACCAGTGAGACCTAGTGAAGAACACGGTTCAATTGGTAATGAAAAAGGAGAGCATTATTGA